Genomic segment of Apium graveolens cultivar Ventura chromosome 7, ASM990537v1, whole genome shotgun sequence:
GCTGGGCTCAGCACATGCAGGATGGGCTCATGatatgcgagctgggctcacactTGCCATCTAGGCTCAGGTGACTTCACGCGAGCTGGCCTCGGTTTcccacacgcgggctgggctAAGGTTCCCACACGCGGGCTGGgcccatgagcccacatcttatggAAACAGAGATAACATTGTATAGATTAATCGAAAAGGAAGGCGGCGCGagccgaggtgaccaggccggcCCGTATTAAGGGACTTTGTATGTAACATGGAAAGtaactcatagatgactgagttgctcgtagattttgGGGCTGACGCGAGTTATTCCTATAATTACGGGAAGAAATGCGGAGATGCcacgagattgtaggaagcgtgtggagccggtcgagatttacgtgactaattggctgaaggcctgactttatcatgggcttgggctgcacgaGTTGGAGAACCCTAGCCTACCTGACTttttccccaagaactacgtgcggttgatccctataaatagggtacgtaggcacttgtatgagagatgagtcgacacttgatagagaataacaaaccctattctttcttaaggagtcaacataaaagctcagccaccaccataCATAACCTTCCTCCGCCTTCAAACACTGTCCTTGATCCTTATTCCGCCTATCAACCTCCAAAacactgttatacgaaattctaCTTATAacaattggcgctagaaggaggggtgttTCATCTTAAGGAGAAGAGATGACCAAAGAAGGCAAACAAGCGGCGACACCAGGAAGCGGGGGCAAGAAGAAGGACCAGAACGAGGTCGAGCACACGCCCCCATAGAATTAGGCGCCACCTTCACCAATCGCAAACATGGATGGGCAGGCGGTCATGACGTATCTTGAAGGGCTAGCCGATCAGATGAATCACATCAACGCCCGGATGTCAAGGGTAGAGGAAAGCTCGGTCCAGATGCCAAGCGTAAGGCGCGTCGCCTCAAGGTCTCTCAGCGTAGATGGAAGGGCAAAGGTCCTCAAAAGAGGCTGATCCACGATTTTGATGATGCGGCAACTGAGACCAAGCAGAAGAAAGAGGCATCACATGAAGATAAGTACATACCCCAAAGTCAGGATGAGCGGGGAAGTCAGATCTCTAAGAGATCGGGGCAGAAGCTAGCTTAATATGAGGCAAGGTCGACTAGCGTGCTAGACCGTGTGGGTAAGAAGCTAAGTGAGCATGACCTCAGGCTTAAGTTAGAGAATTGCaagaaggagagagaagagaaagagccCGTGGATCAGAGAGGCTCAAAAAGAGAGCGTGCAGCGACCCCTCCGGAAAGATGTCAACGCACCTCGCCCAGGAGGGAGGAGCGGGGATGCCGCGAGCGACATTAGGGCTCACACCATTCGAGTACCGCGGGTGGTGACAAAGAAGGAGAAGTTGTTAGAGTAAGAGACCTGAGGAGGATCTTAGATGAAATGGAGCGAGAGAAGAGGGGGCCCCCCGGCCTCGGCTGCCCCTTCTCCGTTTACGGATATTTAGGAACAACCCCGACCTTCTATTCAACGGTGAAGCCGACCCGGTAAAATACCTTATACAATTTAACACTGAGATGGAAGTATATCAGGTGCCGGAGATGACCCGCTGCAGACTCTTCGTGGAATCACTCAGAGGTAGTTCCCAACAATGGTTCTCCTAGTTGGGACCTACTAGCATAAGGACGTGGCAGAAATTGGAGGATCTGTTTGTTAGACAATTTCAGTCCACCCTCCAGTACTCACCTCATGTGGCCATGTTAGCCAACATCAAGCAAATGGATGGGGAGCCCCTGGCAGAATACTTTTGTCGGTTCAACGCCGAAGTTCCCAAGGTGAGGGGGGCCAGTGAAGAGACCACAAAGAATTTCTTGATAGCAGGGTTGAAAGAAGGGTCAAAATTCTGGAAAAGCCTCCAGGCGAGTGAGCCAAGAACCTTGGTCGAGTTCTATGAGCAAGATGAGCTCTTTAAGAGGGTAGAGAAGTCGATGAGAGAGCTAAAAATCAGCAAGAACTATCGAGATAAGAGAGACCGGTCTTCGAGCCCTGATGAGAGGAGAAAGACGTATCGGCGCAGCTCAAGCCCCAAAAAGTATGCCCGAGGTTAAGAGACAAACAAAGATTCGGGGAGGCCTTATACAAGTAAATGGAAGACGCACACCCCTCTGGTAACCTCTATCGACCACATATATGCTATCTATGCTGGGAAGGGGGTATTCAGGAAGGCATCCCCTCTCACAGACTATAACAAGAGGGACACTTCGAAATATTGCGCATACCATGAGGCCAGGGGGCACGATACAGTTGATTGCAGACAATTGAGGGATGAAATCGAGACGTTGATAAGACAATGGAAGCTGACAGAGTGGGCTATCAAGGAAGTTGGAAAGCACATGACTGATTATCATACCATCCCTCCCCCACCCCCAGAAGACAAAGAGAAGGCGGCCCGGGCTGGTAGtattcatattattctaggcgggtctcaTATTGGTGGAGATAGCCGGAAGGCGATGGACAGGTATGCCTGAGAAGCAAAGGACAAGCCCCTCACCAACATCAACCATCTGAGCCAAAGGTCCCCGGAGCTCGAAAGGGGAACACTTATGATACATACAAGAAGCTAGGATTGCTGGATAGAGAGTTAACCTCGATAGGGGAACACTTGTACGGGTTCATGGGAAACTCGATCAGAGTGAAAGGGACAATTCGGCTCCCGGTGACCATAGGAGAAGAGCCTTACGTGGCCACCCAGATCGCTATATTTACAACAGTAGATCAGCCTTGTGCCTACAACGTTATAGTAGGTAGACCCCTTATGAGGGTaatgaggatggtgacctcgatcCATCACATGACAATAAAATTTCTAACCCCACGGGGGTCGGCTTCTTGAAGCTGTCAATATGAATTGAGGGTCTGCTACAACCAGGCACTCAGGGGCGGCTGCGTCAGAAAATGCATCAAAGGAGATGGTCGATCTGGGTGAAGATGATGTCCTCATGGAAGAGGCAGAGGGCAGGAAGAGAGTACGTCCTGAGGGACACGAGACTTGTAACCTGATTTCAATCGAGGAGTTGCCCGAGAACTATTTCGAGCACATGAGGATTCAGGCGGAACCACGTCCAGGGGCCTTGCTGATGGAAGCCTCTCAGCCCATCATGTTGACACAAGAAGAGATTGTGGAGGAGGTAAGTGATGAAGAAGACAGCCCAGAACAAATTGCTGTAAGACTCAGGAAAGGGAAATGGGCACGCGAAGAGATGACAACAACTATGGATATGCCCAACAGAATCACTCGCACTGTCACTACGACCACTGAACGCTTGATAAATCCGGCCCCAGCTCACCAGCCTGAGCTCGAGGATACAGAAGGCTTGACAATCACGGAAGTGGGAGAATCTAGTGAGGCTCGAGTAGACTTAGACCTGAGAATGCCCCCAACGATTGAGAGAGCTGGGCCGTAGAGGACACAATCCCGATATTAGACCCAAATGATCCCTCAAAGGTACTCAGAATAGGCTCTAGCTTAAGTCCTAACTTGAGGGAGGATCTAGCCCACTTTCTCAGGAGAaatttggatgtctttgcatggtcacactcTGATATGATAGGGATTGACCCGAATGTCATGTGCCACCGGCTCAACTTGGACCCGAAAAAGAAGGGGGTCAGACAGAAGATATGGCTAATTAGTGGAGAGAGGGCATAGGCCCTCAGAGAAAAAATAGATAGACTAATTGAGGCAGGGCTTGTACGGAAAGACTTCTACCCCATGTGGCTGGCCAACCCCGTGCTTGTCATGAAGCCCAATGGCAAATGGAGGACGTGTGTGGACTTCACCGACCTTAACAAAGCTTGCCCGAAGGATAGTTTTCCTCTATCCTGAATCGACTAGCTAGTTGATTTTATAGTTGGGCACGCACTACTTAGTTTTATGGATGCTTATTTGGGATATAACCAAATTCCGatgtatgggccagatcaggagcacacctcctttATCACTGATCGGGGCCTCTATTGTTATATCGGGATGCCTTTCGGGCTCCTTAATGCGGGGGAAACTTATCAAAGGCTGGTGAACAATATGTTCAAACATCAGTTAGGGAAGACCATGGATGCCTATGTGGATGACATGCTTGTGAAGTTAAAGGAAGCAAGGGATCGTGTCCGTTACCTATCGGATATGTTCCAGATCCTAAGCGAGTACAGGATGAAGCTCAACCCACAGAAATGTGTGTTCAGGGTTGAGTCAgggaaatttttgggatttattgtcaACCATAGGGGTATTGAGGCCAACCCCTCCAAGAGACGAGCCCTACTCGAGATGAAATCCCCCCGACGGGCGAAGGACGTCCAAAGCTTAACGGGGCGAGAGGCTGCCTTATACCGCTTCATCTCGAAATCTTCTGACAAATGCCAGGAGTTCTTCAAAGCAATTAAAGGAGTGAGGAGGAATTTTGAGTGGACAAAAAAGTGTGAAGAAGCCTTTCAGAACATAAAGAAGCATCTCAGCAGCCCTCCAATGTTGTCCAACCCAAAAGAAGGAGAGACTCTGGTCCTATACTTGGCCGTCTCTGACTTTACAGTAAGTGCAGTATTGGTTCGAGAGGAGGATGGTATCCAGCTCCCggtatattatgtgagtaaaaggCTGGCCGACGCGGAGCCTCGGTACACGATCCTCGAGAAGTTAGCATTTGCTCTGATCCTGGCATCCCAAAAGCTCAGGCCCTATTTTTAGGCGCATAGGGTAGAAGTACGAACCTCCTACCCCCTCAGGCAAGTAATGCATAAACCGGAGTCTTCTGGTTGAATGCTGAAGTGGACGGTTGAGCTCAGCCAGTtcgaggtggattataagccaaAGACCGCAATAAAAGGCCAAGCCCTGGCCGATGTTGTGCTAGAATTTCCTTCACATCAAGAAGTGGAGCCGGGAGCCCTTGTTGTCATACCTAGCACAGAAGAGGTCGGGCGGAAAAGCCAAAATAGTGCCCCATGGTGGAGCCTATTTATGGATGGAGCCTTTAATGGGGAAGGTGCGGGAGCTGGAATTGAGTTAATCAGCCCGAAGGCACACAAGATTAGACGCGCGACCTATCTGGCCTTTTATGCAACCAACAATGATGTTGAATATGAGGCCTTGATTAACGGTCTCAAGCTAGCTTTGGAAATGAAGGTGGAGAACTTGAATGTGTTTAGTGACTCCATGATTGTGGTATATCAGATAAACGGGGGGTATCAATCTAAGGAGCTGAGAACGGAGATTTACCTGAAGTGCGCGCAGAGGATAATCGTAAGGTTCAACGAGGTGAGGCTGGAACTAATCCCGCGCGGGCAGAATGAAGGCGCGGACGAGCTAGCTAAACTCGGCTCGCGCCGCGAGGCCACTCTGGTAGGGGTCGTGCCCCTTGATATATAGAGGCAGCCTAGTGTGCCCGAGCACGAGGTGGGCAGCCTCAGTGATGACCTCGGCCCCACGTGGATGACACCTATCTTAGCCTACATAAAAGAAGGTTCACTCCCGGATGAAAAGAATGAGGCAAGGAGGATAAGATACAAGGCAGCTCACTATATGATATATGATGGGGTCCTATACAGAAGAGGGTACAGTGTGCCCCTCCTCAAGTGCGTAGATGAGAGTGATTACCCTATATGCATAGAGCTTCTCGAGGGCTTCGATTTGACTGGGAGAACGTGTGAATCGGCTAAGGGAAACTCAAGATACAAGCTTTTCTTTCTCCTCCATTTTTACTCTCTTTTCCTCTCGGGTTTTTCATTAAAAAAAAGGATGAAGTAGTCTTTGGCttgcttggttgattttgaaTAATGTGTCCAAATTTGTGGTTTGATAATATCTATACTAATCCACTTATTTAAAGTGATTACATCATCTTAGTGACATCATTCCCTTGCCAAGTGTTGGCTAATTATGGTGGATGGTATCTTAAGCTcttaaccacttgttttagcttctcCTGGAAGCTTTCTCTCCATACTACTTGCATGCATTCGTCCTTGATCGTTAAATTATTTTACGGCTCTCTTATCGCTCAATATCGTTCATTGTTTGAGGGAATATATCCGTGATTTTATTGCTAGGGGTTTACTAGAACCTCCTTGGTATCTTTTATTCCTTCATTAATCCTTGGGTTTAAATCCTTCAATCTTAACATTATCTACTTAATTACTTCAGTGTCTGGTGGAATCtcgggaaaaataaaagtgcccCTCTTCGATTTTTgacggcttttacatacacttattttcatCAGTGAACACTAATACGGACTCCGAAGTCGAGGAACCAACTTTAATAgagatgggagatcaagcagaaattcctaaggctttgatggactattctcagcctaagatcaatgatattcagtcaagcatcatcagacgagccatctcggctaacacttttgagattaagtcgagcacgattcagatgatacagaactcagttcagtttgggggttctcctacagaagactccaacatgcatattagggatttcatcgagatctgcgacactttcaagttcaatggggtgactgaagatgctatcaagttgcgactcttcccattttctctgagggataaagcaaagtgctggttacattctctaccaccagggtctatcaccaaatgggaggatctttctcaaaagtttctcactaaattctttcctatggcgaagactgctgcaatcaggaatgctcttactcagtttgtgcaacaaactggagaatctctgtgtgaggcttgggatcgatacaaggagatgctaaggaagtgcccacaccatggcatgcctgactggatgattataaactatttctacaatggTTTAGGCGCACAatctagacctatgctcgatgcagcgtctggtggagccttatgggccaaaagctataatgaagcttatgagttgattgagctaatAGCAGCTAATGAATACTAGGAATTCTGGAAGTagatacagctactgctatagcagctcaacttcaagctttgacgataaaagtggactctttggctaattatggagttaatcaaatcattATTGTGTGTGAGCTTTGTGCGGGGTACATGAAACTGTGCAATGTGCTATTTTTagcgaatcagctcaatttgtgagcaactttcagagatcacaacaacaagctccagccacttatcatccaaataacTGCAATCATCttaacttcagctggagtaacaatcagaatgcggtgcaacaatcTTATCAGCCATACAGAGCAAAGCAGTATAATCCTCCTAGATTTCATCAACCGCAATATGCCCTTaagcaacaacttcaacttcagcagttaccgcaagctaataaaaaatctgaattggaggagttgaggcttatgtgcaagagccaagctgtttctatcaagaccttggagaatcagattgggcaaaTTGATAATGCATTACTGAATCGTTAACCTGGCACGCTTTcgagcgatactgaagtgccaggcaagaaggaagctaaggagcatgttaaaGCAATTACActgaggtctggtaaggttggAAATCCTGAAAAAGCTAAGACTCTAGATTTTgaagttgaggctgaagaagaagatgtgcagaagtggaaccaaggatgactactattgagcacactccacctgagggtaatacaagggagaaacagatctatcctccacctccctttcctaagaggctgAAAAAAAAAGCTCGATAAGTAGTTTgtgaagtttctggaggtgttcaagaaacttcacattaatatacctttcgctgaagctcttgaacaaatgcctagttacgcgaagttcatgaaaggtattctctctaggaaagtgaagcttgatgacttggagaccgttgctctcacggaggaatgtagtGCGGTGCTGCAACATAAATTTCCttcgaagcttaaagatcctggaagcttcactattccttgcacaaTTAGAAAGGTGTCTTTTGACAAGTTTTTATCTGAATtcggagctagcatcaatctgatgcccttgtcaatcttcaagaagttggactttcctgatccaaagcctactttatgactttgtagttggccgaccgttctattacatatccgtgaggtattgttgaggatgtcttggtcaaggtggataaactcatcttccatgctaatttcgtaattcttgatttcgaggaggataaaaagattcccataatcttgggaagacctttcttggctactggccgaaccttgatagttgtgcagaaaggtgagctcaccatgcgagtgatggatcaggatgtaacttttaatgtgttcaatgccatgaaattccctacggaaaatgaggacTGTTTTAAGGTGGAGATGGTCGATTTTGTGGTCAATTCAGAACtcgatcaattgctaaggtccgatgccttagaaaaagccttattggggaattctgatagtgaagatgatgaaggtgaagagcaGTTACActatttgaatgcttctccctagaAGCGAAAGATGGACATgtcttttgaatctcttggattggaggagcTGAAAAGTTCTCCAAAATGCCTCAatccatctattgaggaagctcctactcttgagcttaacCCTTTACCtaaacatttgaggtatgcgtttttaggtgatgcatctactttgcctgttattattgcatctgacctttcaggtagtgacaaggagaagcttttgagaattcttagagaattcaaatcggcaattggttggactatagcagatatcaagggaatcagcccttcgtattgcatacaaaaaattctgctagaggaaggaagcaagcctactgttgagcaacagagtaggctaaatccgatcatgaaagaggctgtgaagaaggaaatcctcaagtctctagatgcagggatcatctatcctatttttgacagtttatgggtgagcccagttcagtgtgtgccaaagaaaggtggtatcactgtggtagctaatgagaagaatgagcttattcctacacgaacagtcacggggtggagagtttgcatggattataggaagcttaacaaggctacaaggaaggatcacttccctcttcctttcattcATCAGATGCTAgatagattggctgggcatgattaCTATTGTCTTCTAGATGGATATTCGGGATATAATTAGATCTGTATCGCTCCAAAAGTTCAAGAGAAGACTACATTCACATGTCCTTTTGGTACTTTTGCATTCTAGAGAGTTTTTTTGGGCTATGTGGAGCACCAACCACTTTTCAGATATGTATGATGtctatcttctctgatatgattggtaaTAATGTAGAAGTGTTTATGGACGATTTCGCGATCCTTGGAACttcttatgatgaatgcttgcacaatcttgggttagtgctgaaaaggtgcgttgagaccaatttggttctcaattgggagaaatgttattttatggtgtgccaaggcatcattctttgtcacaaggtttctagtaaaggtcttgaggtgaacaaagccaaggtgggggttattgaaaatcttcctccaccaatttttgttaagggaattcacagttttttggtcatgcgggtttctataggtgtttcatcaaggacttctctaagatttcaaagccgttgtgcaattttcTAGAGAAAGATTTCCTTTCAattttgatgacgagtgcctcgCTGCTTTTGAGACACTGAAGAAGTTTGAatacggcacctgtcataactacacctgattggtctgaaccatttgaaatgatgtgcgatgcaagtgactatatagttggagcagttcttgggcaaagaaGGAAAAACATATTTCGTATagtttactatgctagtaagactctgaatggtgctcaactgaactacaccactattgagaaagaacttttagctattgtctatggttttgagaaatttcgatcttatcttcttgggatgaaggtgacagttttcactgatcacgctgccatttgatatctcgtctcgaagaaggactcgaagccaaGATTTATTCGATAGGTTCTTTTACTTCAAGAGTTtaaattagagatcaaggacagaaaagggctgaaaatcaagtcgctgatcatctctcgcgtttagaggatccaattgcTACTTCATCAGATAAGTCGTTGATTAACgaatcttttcccgatgagcaattaTTTGGAGGGAAagcagaagaaccgtggttccccgatattgtgaactaccttgtgagtaacgtTATGCCTCCAGAGTTGACTttcgctcaaaggaagaagtttctgcatgaagtgaagtggtatatataggatgagccatttctttttcgacaaggagttgaccaaattatcagaagatgtattccttacagcaaaatggggggggggggatcttgcgagattttcactcaacggcttatggaggacattatggtggagaaaagacaacaactcgtattcttcaagcaggtttcttttggccaactttgtttaaagatgctcatcagtttgttttgaaatgtgatcgatgtcaacgtgtggataatatgtccaagagggatgagatgcctcttaatgtgcttttcaaggttgaagtcttcgatgtttggggaattgacttcatggggccatttgtctcatcttgtaataatcagtatatcttgttggctgTCGATTAtatgtcaaaatgggttgaagttaaggcgttgccaatgaatgatgtgaaggtagtgcttaattttcttcacaagcagatattcacaagatttggaactccaagagtcataatcagtgatgaggggtcgcatttctgcaattgTAAGTTCattgctatgatgcaaaggtataatgtgaatcatcgcatatctatgacttatcatcctcagatgaatggtcaagatgaggtatctaacagagagatcaagcgtattttagagaaagttgtgtgtccatcgagaaaagattggtctttgaagcttgatgaagttgtttgggcataTTGAACGGCATACAAGACTCTGTTAGGGATGTCACcgtatcagttggtttatggtaaggggtgtcatttgccgatttagctcgagcataaagcatattgggctttgaagaagttgaatctggacttggatgcagctggaaagaagaggatgcttcaattgaatgtACTCGACGAGTTTCaacttcaagcatatgaaaacaacaaaatgtataaggagaaagtcaagaggtagCATGATAGTGGTCTATTACTCAAATCATTTATGCTGgggtaacaagttcttttgttcaacttccgtctccgtctttttcctggaaagttgaagtcaaggtggtcagggccgtttgttctcaaaactgtgtttccacatggagcggtggagatttttgagaatgatctgggccaagcattcaaggtaaatggtcagaggttgaagcattactatggtgacacggcaaaccgtgaggtggttagtgctgTTTTATTGCCCGTTTGATCTCGcaattctacgtcaagctaacgatgTAAAGCAAGCAAatcttgggaggcaacccaggtttgttgtacattagtagatggaagaagaagaaagaaaggagaaaacacaaaaaaatcaaaaaaataaaaaatttcagGGCCAAGTATAGTGGCACGGCGCGCCCGCACTGAGGAAGCTGGGCGGCCGCGTCAATTCTCTAGAAATAGAGCGTGCCCGCGCTGCCTAGCGGGGCGACCACGCTGGAAAGACAGAAATACGGCATGCCCGCGCTGAGGTAGTGCATGGCCGCACTACCCCCTGAGTcctataaaaaataaataaagctGGGAATAAAGAGAAAATTGGGGACttcttttaaaaatcaatttctacccgaattttactcttccacacaccacatttccctctccaaatcaaacacattattcccactattcccataatcaattcccacttctattccatatataattctctcATCACCTCTTATATGTACATaaacttatacacaaacttctccaccacttctcaaattctcacacacaattctctctcaaacacttatcttttattccctcttattcaatcccaatggcacccaagagacaaagaactcacgtaagcagcagcaccactgattcttcgagtgcaggtggtgtgaggaTAAGGTTTTCCACTCCCGAGGCTGAAGAGGAGTATatgaggcttctctcgaagcctatagccaaggagcgtggttttctgccatcggggaaggatggtaggttgttggagatgatcttggagacgGGCTGGGTTACTTTTTGGGAGGCACTCGCTGCTGTGTccatgagtgttgttcgtgaGTTCTATGCTAATATTAAGGCGGAGAAGAACAGTTTCACTATGGTTAGGGGATGATAGTGCAGTACAGTGTTAAGGCGATAATGAGGGTGATTGATCAGCCCGCGGGGAGGCCCGGTCAGGACACCTGGAATGATACGACTACGGAAGACTTtaatttggatttgattgttactactctgtatgttcttgatactcattggaagttcaagaagggcacgacTGATTATTCCACGTTCCCTGCTTCGAGCATGAACAGGTGTGCTCGTGCATagaatgcgtttatttgtgctaatatcatgccatcttctcatgtgtaTGATGTAATTGTGGAGCGTGCATGGCTGTTGTGGGGCATTCTTCAGGGTGATTATGTTGACCTTGGGATGGTGATTTACCAGGGTATTCTGATATTTTTGCgtgggagtactacgggttctataccctatgcgtccgttgtgatgaagctgtgtgtggcagttggtgttcagTGGCCAACACACGAGAAACTCCAGATTCCGAGTGCTCCGATTGACATCACCACTTTGTCAATGATGCAAGAGTGGGATGGAGGAAAGCCAGATTTGAGAGGGCTTGGATATTTTTTTGACCATCTGtctggtgggaggccagctgctggggCTACTCAGAAGAGCAGAGCCGCTTGGAGGTCTCAGTTGAATGAGGAGGCTGGTCCATCACAGCAGGAGCAGGAGGAAGCAGGAGCGAATGGTGAAGTTGGTATGAGCATGATGCAGTATAGGCATCTAGcaaggaggatggatgtgatgcatgacatgcatagtcggtttgcacgtgatctcacccaggcattagggactgctttcagagccatatgtgtt
This window contains:
- the LOC141673694 gene encoding uncharacterized protein LOC141673694, translated to MLKWTVELSQFEVDYKPKTAIKGQALADVVLEFPSHQEVEPGALVVIPSTEEVGRKSQNSAPWWSLFMDGAFNGEGAGAGIELISPKAHKIRRATYLAFYATNNDVEYEALINGLKLALEMKVENLNVFSDSMIVVYQINGGYQSKELRTEIYLKCAQRIIVRFNEVRLELIPRGQNEGADELAKLGSRREATLVGVVPLDI